The following coding sequences are from one Musa acuminata AAA Group cultivar baxijiao chromosome BXJ1-6, Cavendish_Baxijiao_AAA, whole genome shotgun sequence window:
- the LOC103988603 gene encoding NDR1/HIN1-like protein 1 encodes MFLGRKLERFDCDNKPDLCVYKSHSLLRSFNHSLSLSLSLSVGSIMAKDCGIHGKHKRHKLFLRLLAAFLSLVVVLLLAVLIVWLVLRPTKPMFYLQDFSLLQFNFTHGDAALLTSVLQVTLSSRNPNGRIGIYYDRLDAYAAYKGQQFTAATFLPPGYLGHNDVAIWSPYLYGTAVPLAPYLADSISQDESAGYLLLYVRVDGRLRWKVGTWISGHYRLQANCPAFLIVDSGKSQSDAPAPIVRFQQNTACSVVV; translated from the coding sequence atgtttttagggAGAAAACTTGAACGCTTCGACTGTGACAACAAGCCGGACCTGTGCGTTTATAAGTCACACTCGCTACTCCGCTCCTTcaaccactctctctctctctctctctctctctctgttggatCGATCATGGCGAAGGACTGCGGCATCCACGGTAAGCACAAGCGGCACAAGCTGTTTCTCCGGCTGTTGGCGGCCTTCCTGTCGCTGGTGGTCGTCCTTCTCCTCGCCGTCCTCATCGTCTGGCTCGTCCTCCGCCCCACCAAGCCCATGTTCTATCTCCAGGACTTCTCCCTCCTCCAGTTCAACTTCACGCACGGCGACGCCGCCCTCCTCACCTCCGTCCTCCAGGTCACCCTCTCCTCCCGCAACCCCAACGGTCGCATCGGCATCTACTACGACCGCCTTGACGCCTACGCCGCCTACAAAGGCCAGCAGTTCACCGCCGCCACTTTCCTCCCGCCCGGCTACCTCGGCCACAACGACGTCGCCATCTGGTCCCCTTACCTCTACGGCACCGCCGTACCCCTCGCCCCTTACCTTGCCGACTCCATCTCCCAAGACGAGAGCGCCGGTTACCTCCTCCTCTACGTCCGCGTCGACGGCCGCCTCCGGTGGAAGGTCGGCACCTGGATCTCCGGCCACTACCGCCTCCAGGCCAACTGCCCTGCTTTCCTCATCGTCGACAGCGGCAAGTCACAAAGCGACGCCCCGGCGCCAATCGTCCGCTTCCAGCAGAACACCGCCTGCAGCGTCGTTGTGTGA